In Trichocoleus sp. FACHB-46, the following proteins share a genomic window:
- a CDS encoding FecR domain-containing protein, whose product MKRTWVQLLLLFVLGISLLTIADLAIAQSLKVRVNRWLEVRQIQGTVSLYQGQKSQPARNGSRIQAVGEGIQTGAKSSAVLAVDTGIGFIKVAENTNIRVLQLERLATGGQVTKLQVTGGQARLQVRKFTNPASRLEILSPAGLSAVRGTEFGVSVQPDGKTGVATLEGKVAAIAQGASVPIQAGFQSLVIPGEAPLPPTPLREDTRLQLQVLEAVGNNQAQIAGQVDVVNLVLVNDQPLSLDREGQFDVRVALPRERRIRAVVRTPLGKQQIYELAVP is encoded by the coding sequence TTGAAACGGACTTGGGTGCAATTACTTCTCCTATTCGTATTAGGAATTAGCCTGCTGACCATTGCTGACTTGGCGATCGCCCAATCCTTAAAGGTGCGGGTGAATCGTTGGTTGGAGGTGCGGCAGATTCAAGGGACAGTCAGCCTCTACCAAGGCCAAAAATCTCAACCCGCTCGCAATGGCAGTCGCATTCAAGCCGTAGGAGAGGGCATTCAAACGGGCGCGAAGTCTAGTGCAGTTTTAGCCGTAGATACTGGCATTGGTTTCATTAAAGTTGCAGAAAATACAAACATCCGCGTACTACAGCTAGAGCGGCTAGCGACTGGCGGCCAAGTCACCAAGCTGCAAGTGACCGGAGGACAAGCCCGCCTCCAAGTGAGAAAGTTTACCAATCCAGCGTCCCGCCTAGAAATCCTCTCCCCCGCTGGTTTAAGCGCAGTCCGTGGCACTGAGTTCGGGGTGAGTGTGCAACCAGACGGTAAAACTGGGGTTGCCACCTTGGAAGGTAAAGTGGCTGCGATCGCTCAAGGAGCCAGCGTGCCGATCCAAGCTGGGTTTCAAAGTTTAGTCATCCCTGGAGAAGCCCCCTTACCCCCAACGCCCTTACGGGAAGACACGCGGTTGCAACTCCAAGTTCTAGAGGCCGTTGGCAACAACCAAGCTCAAATTGCTGGTCAGGTGGATGTTGTTAATCTGGTATTAGTGAATGATCAACCCCTGAGCCTCGATCGCGAAGGTCAGTTTGATGTCAGAGTTGCACTGCCGCGAGAGCGCCGGATTCGGGCCGTAGTCAGAACTCCCTTGGGGAAACAGCAAATTTATGAATTGGCAGTTCCGTGA
- a CDS encoding YbhN family protein, whose protein sequence is MHLAVSGDRPSPPKSYIMKQIGARLKPYLRWVVLGGTLIFLAKALKDHWEDVVAIRLEATGWLYLAIALGVTLIAHVWSGWVWGWILQELNQPVSGFWAVAVYLRTNIAKYLPGNIWHFYGRTQAATAVGISLGAATLSVLLEPLLMAAAALLIALVGNRSASWGWQIVSLFVVLASVHPRILNLGIQLLSRLKGKATDTSSNSSNLRIARYPIRPLLGEMGFVGIRGAGFLLTFLAISPLNTSQIPPLFSAFALAWLLGLVVPGAPGGIGVFEATAIALLGRQFSPGLLLSVVALYRLISILAESIGAGLAWFSTPRK, encoded by the coding sequence TTGCATTTAGCAGTATCTGGCGATCGCCCCTCTCCACCAAAGTCATACATCATGAAGCAAATTGGTGCCCGCCTCAAGCCTTATCTACGATGGGTTGTCCTGGGTGGCACCCTGATTTTTTTAGCAAAAGCGCTGAAAGATCATTGGGAGGACGTGGTTGCCATTCGCCTAGAAGCAACAGGTTGGCTTTATTTGGCGATCGCGCTGGGCGTGACGTTGATTGCCCATGTTTGGTCGGGTTGGGTTTGGGGTTGGATTTTGCAGGAACTCAACCAACCCGTCAGCGGCTTCTGGGCAGTAGCGGTCTACCTCAGAACCAACATTGCCAAATATCTTCCAGGCAACATCTGGCACTTTTATGGACGCACTCAAGCCGCTACCGCTGTAGGTATTTCGCTGGGTGCAGCCACTTTAAGCGTTTTACTAGAACCTCTATTAATGGCAGCGGCAGCCTTACTAATTGCTCTGGTCGGGAATCGCAGCGCTAGTTGGGGTTGGCAGATTGTCAGCTTATTCGTAGTGCTGGCGAGTGTTCACCCCAGAATTCTTAATCTCGGCATTCAATTGCTCAGCCGCTTGAAGGGTAAGGCGACTGATACTTCAAGCAATTCCTCCAACCTTCGCATCGCTCGCTACCCAATCCGACCTTTACTGGGAGAGATGGGTTTTGTGGGCATCCGAGGTGCTGGTTTCCTTCTGACTTTCCTCGCCATTAGTCCTTTGAATACTAGCCAAATTCCTCCCCTCTTCAGCGCCTTTGCTCTAGCTTGGCTGTTAGGGTTGGTCGTGCCCGGAGCCCCTGGAGGAATTGGGGTTTTTGAAGCCACGGCGATCGCTTTATTAGGGCGGCAATTTTCTCCAGGTTTGCTTTTGAGCGTAGTTGCCTTGTATCGCCTGATTAGCATTCTGGCTGAGTCTATTGGCGCTGGGCTTGCTTGGTTCAGCACTCCTCGGAAATAA
- a CDS encoding DUF3007 family protein yields the protein MRRIDVLGIGLAIFVAGGLVYLLLQFIGLDSVEAGIWSQAVLVAGLVGWLLTYLSRALTHKMTFNQQVKDYREAVLQKRLEELTPEELAQIQAEIEQEQQSSAQDSAQTQI from the coding sequence ATGCGGCGCATTGACGTTCTTGGGATTGGTCTAGCCATTTTTGTGGCGGGTGGCCTGGTGTACTTGTTACTACAGTTCATCGGGCTAGATAGTGTAGAGGCAGGCATTTGGAGCCAAGCAGTGCTGGTGGCTGGACTGGTGGGTTGGTTGCTGACTTATCTGTCAAGAGCACTGACGCACAAGATGACGTTCAATCAGCAGGTCAAGGACTATCGAGAAGCAGTCTTGCAAAAGCGCTTGGAAGAACTGACTCCAGAAGAACTGGCGCAAATCCAGGCAGAGATTGAGCAAGAACAGCAATCCTCAGCTCAGGATTCAGCCCAAACGCAGATCTAA
- a CDS encoding DUF11 domain-containing protein — MLLPGVALLQVLPGVTQETLQISNTGSVIFRAPNSDTPRTVPSNPTTFTAVTDVADLEVVKTGDRSAAEPGDTVTYRLLVRNTGTAAVNNLVVQDVLPLGMQFVGKSLQGTVGSGTTSTPVALPEPTTNNRTIAIAVPNGLAPQQTLNLTYSVVLTPDAIRGSGRNLASAIGNTGTREIRSNTASFLVRIRPGILSDCGTILGRVFVDKNFDGEQQPGEPGVPNAVVFMDDGNRIVTDPNGLFSVANVIAGNRTGAIDLSSLPGYTLAPNLYRIEANSQSRLVRLSPGGLARMNFAVTPAFGEQSTR; from the coding sequence ATGCTTCTACCCGGAGTAGCGCTACTTCAGGTTCTACCAGGCGTGACTCAGGAAACGCTACAAATATCTAACACAGGTTCTGTCATCTTCAGAGCACCCAATAGCGACACGCCTAGAACGGTGCCGTCCAATCCCACGACGTTCACCGCTGTAACGGATGTCGCAGATTTGGAAGTAGTGAAAACAGGCGATCGCTCTGCCGCCGAACCCGGAGATACTGTCACCTACCGATTGCTAGTTCGCAATACAGGTACAGCCGCTGTTAACAATTTAGTTGTGCAAGACGTGTTGCCATTGGGTATGCAATTCGTAGGTAAGTCTCTGCAAGGCACAGTGGGCAGCGGCACAACTTCGACCCCAGTCGCTCTGCCAGAACCAACTACTAACAATCGCACCATCGCGATCGCCGTTCCCAATGGTCTCGCGCCCCAGCAAACTCTTAACCTCACCTACTCAGTGGTCTTGACCCCTGACGCAATTCGGGGCAGTGGTCGCAACCTAGCTTCCGCGATCGGCAACACGGGTACCCGTGAGATCCGGAGCAACACTGCCAGTTTCCTGGTCAGGATTCGCCCTGGTATCCTGTCCGATTGCGGCACGATTCTGGGACGAGTCTTCGTGGACAAAAACTTTGACGGCGAACAGCAACCTGGAGAACCGGGAGTTCCCAATGCGGTCGTCTTTATGGATGATGGCAATCGTATTGTCACCGACCCAAATGGCTTATTTTCAGTAGCTAATGTGATCGCTGGCAACCGCACCGGAGCCATTGATTTGAGCAGCTTACCAGGCTATACGCTCGCGCCCAATCTTTACCGAATTGAGGCCAATAGCCAATCTCGGCTGGTTCGCTTGTCACCCGGTGGCTTAGCTCGCATGAATTTTGCAGTCACTCCAGCCTTTGGCGAACAATCCACTCGGTAG
- a CDS encoding pseudouridine synthase, giving the protein MPYRYLLFYKPYDVLTQFTDNSSVAPRSTLKDYIPVPEIYPVGRLDRDSEGLLLLTNHGQLQHRLSDPQFQHPRTYWVQVERVPDAAALAQLRQGVVIQGYRTRPAQVQLLPTEPTLPPREPPIRFRKNVPTAWLEITLTEGKNRQVRRMTAAVGYPTLRLVRVAIAHLQLVGLEPGQWRDLTPPEQASLQQLCFPRSKLN; this is encoded by the coding sequence GTGCCTTATCGCTACCTTCTGTTCTACAAGCCGTACGACGTATTAACGCAATTTACAGACAATAGCTCTGTAGCGCCTCGGTCAACGCTAAAAGATTACATTCCAGTGCCAGAGATTTATCCGGTAGGCCGATTGGATCGAGACAGCGAGGGCTTGTTGTTACTCACCAACCACGGTCAACTCCAGCACCGCTTAAGCGATCCACAGTTTCAGCACCCCCGGACTTACTGGGTACAGGTAGAGCGAGTTCCCGATGCAGCGGCTCTGGCCCAGTTGCGCCAAGGTGTCGTGATTCAAGGCTATCGTACACGTCCGGCTCAGGTGCAATTGCTACCTACAGAACCTACTTTGCCGCCTCGCGAGCCACCCATTCGGTTTCGTAAAAATGTGCCAACCGCTTGGTTGGAAATCACTTTAACCGAGGGAAAAAATCGCCAAGTGCGGCGCATGACTGCTGCTGTTGGATATCCAACTTTACGCTTAGTACGAGTCGCGATCGCCCATCTCCAATTAGTAGGGCTAGAGCCAGGCCAATGGCGGGATCTGACTCCACCAGAGCAAGCGAGCTTACAACAGCTTTGCTTTCCTCGATCAAAACTTAATTAA
- the trpA gene encoding tryptophan synthase subunit alpha, with amino-acid sequence MTSVSQCFESLRDRGQCALIPFITAGDPDLATTAEALRVLDRSGADLIELGVPYSDPLADGPVIQAAATRALQRGTRLEAVLEMVRQVSPELRSPIVLFTYYNPILNQGIENFLKQIADAGVKGLVVPDLPLEESETLIQTAANLGVEVVLLVAPTSPRERIEAIARQAQGFIYLVSVTGVTGIRTELESRAQDILMDLRTITDKPIGVGFGISQPEHARQVMDWGADAVIVGSAFVKRLADGTPAQGLRAIEEFCRSLKIVISSD; translated from the coding sequence ATGACTTCGGTTTCTCAGTGTTTTGAATCCCTCCGCGATCGCGGTCAATGTGCTCTGATCCCCTTCATCACAGCCGGAGACCCTGATTTAGCCACAACGGCGGAAGCGCTCCGGGTCTTAGACCGTAGTGGGGCCGACTTAATTGAGTTGGGTGTGCCCTACTCTGATCCTCTGGCGGATGGTCCTGTCATCCAAGCGGCTGCGACTCGCGCCTTACAGCGGGGCACTCGGCTAGAGGCAGTCTTGGAAATGGTGCGACAAGTCAGCCCAGAATTGCGATCGCCAATCGTTTTGTTTACTTATTACAACCCGATCCTGAACCAAGGGATCGAGAACTTCCTCAAGCAGATTGCGGATGCTGGGGTCAAAGGCTTAGTGGTGCCAGATTTACCGTTAGAAGAATCGGAGACACTGATTCAAACAGCAGCCAATTTAGGGGTTGAGGTGGTGTTGTTGGTGGCTCCCACTAGCCCTAGAGAGCGGATTGAGGCGATCGCGCGACAAGCGCAAGGCTTTATTTATCTGGTGAGCGTCACAGGTGTGACCGGAATCCGCACCGAACTGGAGTCTCGCGCTCAAGACATCTTGATGGATTTGCGCACCATTACCGACAAACCGATTGGCGTGGGGTTTGGGATTTCCCAGCCAGAACATGCGCGGCAAGTCATGGATTGGGGCGCAGATGCAGTAATTGTCGGCAGCGCCTTCGTCAAGCGTTTAGCCGATGGCACGCCCGCTCAAGGTTTGCGAGCCATTGAGGAATTTTGTCGAAGCTTAAAGATAGTCATTAGTTCTGATTAG
- the ndhL gene encoding NAD(P)H-quinone oxidoreductase subunit L, with protein sequence MLSALSSDSILTLSLYAALGGAYLVVAPLALFFYLQKRWHVASSFERAFMYFLVFFFFPGLLVLAPFLNFRPQKRQIEA encoded by the coding sequence ATGTTGAGTGCACTTTCTTCGGACTCCATCCTGACTTTGTCTTTGTACGCAGCTTTAGGCGGCGCTTACTTGGTTGTTGCCCCGTTAGCTTTGTTCTTTTACCTGCAAAAACGCTGGCATGTCGCAAGCTCTTTTGAGCGGGCTTTTATGTACTTTCTAGTTTTCTTCTTCTTTCCTGGCCTTTTGGTTTTAGCGCCGTTCCTCAACTTTCGGCCCCAGAAGCGGCAGATTGAAGCATAA
- a CDS encoding CHASE2 domain-containing protein: protein MNWQFREWGLRLLPGGITALLVVGLLEVGAWQPLEQLSYRLLFRLRGDQAWDERVVIVAIDEPSIKKFGLFPWPRQYHTQLLQRLTKAEPSAIAFDVVLSEPSPQDAQLAAAMQEQGQVLLAQGWDYLGALLHISPPLKTAALDVGHVLKQEDADGVTRSIKPQVRGVLALGLATVQVYSLVQEPVRLPPLDQPLWVNWPGSVRGLKHYSYAAVLAGQVPDTAFQGKIVLVGMTAIGFDPLPTPFNRNPSASGVHLHAAVVSNLLQQNWLYRPAQGWSWLLLVAGPGLSWILSRGNTSQQIGIWIGACLSWGMVSLLLFEAGYWVPVAAPLVLATVTTGAVVLHDRLRVNSLLKARSEFLATMSHEIRTPMNAVIGMTGLLLDTPLTEQQRDFVETIRSSGDALLTIINDILDFSKIESGKLELEEQPFQLRTCIEECLDLLAARASEKNLELAYWIDPEVPQYLVGDITRIRQILVNLLSNAVKFTHAGEVVVSVKAGVATHSRLQRIDRRQTPKDSSKKYEICFAVKDTGIGIPPDRLDRLFKSFSQADSSTTRQYGGTGLGLVISQRLTQMMGGRMWVETQLNQGSTFYFTFLAQAVPELVPSQVASAPDQLAGKRLLIVDDNATNRQILSLQAQSWEMLPETVESGAATLDRLRQEVFDLVILDMQMPEMDGVTLAGEIRKLPGCQYLPLVMLTSLGRPEGNAQTIAAKFAAFLTKPVKQTQLYNALLQVMGAQPIPISGTQPTPTFDRGLGDRHPLRLLLAEDNVVNQKVALRLLEKMGYRADVAGNGLEVLDALHRQTYDVVLMDVQMPEMDGLMATRHICRLWSPSQRPRLVAMTANAMQGDREACLRAGMDDYITKPIRTEELIQALLRCPPQAGLETHESTVESTVVIDPKALEELRELGGEEAEALLQEVIDTYLEDTPKLLQAIASAWTIQDTTAFKHALHTLKITSTTLGAITLCQICQTIESLNPEVAIAIQNEWLAQLEAEYQKVEVALQAERQQVRA, encoded by the coding sequence ATGAATTGGCAGTTCCGTGAATGGGGGTTGCGACTGTTACCTGGTGGCATCACTGCTCTCCTTGTGGTTGGTCTACTAGAAGTAGGAGCTTGGCAGCCTTTAGAGCAATTATCCTATCGGTTGTTATTTCGCTTGCGGGGGGACCAAGCCTGGGATGAGCGCGTGGTCATCGTCGCGATCGATGAACCTAGTATCAAAAAATTTGGTCTCTTTCCTTGGCCTCGCCAGTACCACACGCAGTTATTGCAGCGATTAACGAAAGCCGAACCCAGCGCGATCGCCTTTGATGTGGTTTTGTCAGAACCCAGCCCGCAAGATGCCCAATTAGCAGCCGCAATGCAGGAACAAGGCCAAGTTCTGTTAGCCCAAGGATGGGACTATCTTGGCGCTCTCTTGCATATTAGTCCCCCCTTAAAGACTGCTGCACTTGATGTCGGCCATGTACTCAAACAAGAAGATGCCGACGGTGTCACTCGCAGTATTAAACCCCAAGTCAGAGGAGTGCTAGCTCTGGGTTTAGCGACGGTGCAAGTATATTCCTTAGTTCAGGAACCTGTCCGCCTCCCACCTTTAGACCAACCACTTTGGGTCAATTGGCCTGGTTCAGTGCGTGGCCTCAAGCACTACTCCTATGCAGCCGTCTTAGCGGGACAAGTGCCTGACACGGCTTTCCAGGGCAAAATTGTCTTAGTCGGCATGACTGCGATCGGCTTTGATCCCCTGCCTACTCCCTTCAATCGCAATCCCTCTGCTAGTGGTGTTCATCTCCATGCTGCTGTGGTCAGTAATCTGTTGCAGCAAAATTGGCTATACCGTCCGGCTCAAGGCTGGAGTTGGTTGTTACTAGTTGCTGGACCTGGCCTCAGTTGGATCCTGAGTCGTGGGAATACCAGTCAGCAAATTGGCATCTGGATCGGTGCTTGTTTGAGCTGGGGTATGGTCAGCCTGCTACTGTTTGAAGCAGGTTACTGGGTGCCAGTGGCAGCTCCTTTGGTCCTAGCTACGGTAACCACAGGAGCTGTCGTTCTGCACGATCGCCTCAGGGTTAACTCCTTGCTAAAAGCAAGAAGTGAGTTTCTGGCAACGATGAGCCACGAAATTCGGACACCAATGAATGCCGTGATTGGGATGACAGGGTTGTTGCTGGATACACCATTGACCGAGCAACAGCGGGACTTTGTGGAAACGATCCGCAGCAGTGGCGACGCCCTCCTGACCATTATTAATGACATTCTGGACTTCTCTAAGATTGAGTCAGGCAAGTTAGAGCTAGAGGAGCAACCATTCCAACTACGCACCTGCATTGAAGAGTGCCTGGATCTGCTTGCTGCCAGAGCTTCGGAGAAAAATTTAGAGCTAGCGTACTGGATTGATCCAGAAGTGCCTCAGTACTTGGTCGGCGACATCACCCGTATTCGGCAGATCTTGGTTAATTTGCTGAGTAACGCAGTCAAGTTTACTCACGCTGGAGAAGTCGTGGTTTCAGTTAAGGCGGGGGTAGCCACCCATTCACGATTGCAGCGGATTGATCGGCGACAGACACCAAAAGACAGCAGCAAAAAATATGAGATCTGCTTTGCGGTCAAAGATACAGGCATTGGTATTCCACCCGATCGCCTCGATCGTTTGTTTAAATCCTTCAGCCAAGCGGACTCTTCTACCACGCGCCAATATGGTGGAACTGGGCTAGGTCTCGTGATCAGTCAACGGCTCACCCAGATGATGGGGGGGCGCATGTGGGTAGAAACTCAGTTAAATCAAGGTTCAACATTCTATTTCACCTTTTTAGCCCAAGCCGTACCAGAGCTAGTTCCCAGCCAAGTGGCATCCGCTCCAGATCAGTTGGCTGGCAAGCGATTGCTGATTGTGGATGACAACGCGACCAATCGCCAGATTTTGTCCTTGCAAGCGCAGTCTTGGGAGATGTTGCCTGAGACAGTTGAGTCTGGAGCGGCCACGCTCGATCGCCTACGGCAAGAAGTATTTGATCTAGTCATTCTAGATATGCAGATGCCAGAGATGGATGGGGTCACGTTGGCAGGAGAAATTCGCAAGCTACCCGGATGCCAATACTTACCGTTGGTGATGCTTACATCTTTGGGTCGCCCAGAAGGTAATGCTCAGACGATCGCTGCCAAGTTTGCTGCCTTTTTAACAAAGCCAGTAAAACAAACACAGCTTTACAATGCGCTTTTGCAAGTGATGGGAGCCCAACCGATTCCGATTAGCGGTACTCAGCCAACTCCTACTTTTGATCGAGGCTTAGGCGATCGCCATCCCCTCCGCCTCCTACTGGCTGAGGACAATGTAGTTAACCAGAAAGTAGCCTTACGTCTGCTCGAAAAAATGGGTTACCGCGCCGATGTCGCTGGCAATGGCTTGGAAGTGCTAGACGCGCTGCATCGTCAAACCTATGATGTCGTGCTGATGGATGTGCAAATGCCCGAAATGGATGGTTTGATGGCGACTCGGCATATCTGTCGATTATGGTCACCGAGCCAGCGACCGCGACTAGTCGCCATGACCGCTAATGCTATGCAGGGCGATCGCGAAGCCTGTCTCCGGGCAGGAATGGACGACTATATCACTAAACCGATTCGGACCGAAGAATTAATTCAGGCGTTACTCCGCTGTCCACCTCAGGCAGGCTTAGAAACACATGAGTCAACCGTAGAATCTACAGTCGTGATCGACCCAAAAGCCCTAGAGGAACTCCGCGAATTGGGCGGAGAAGAAGCAGAAGCCTTGTTGCAAGAGGTGATCGACACTTACTTGGAAGATACTCCAAAACTCTTGCAAGCGATCGCCTCCGCCTGGACTATCCAAGACACCACAGCCTTTAAGCATGCCCTCCACACCCTCAAAATCACCAGCACTACTTTAGGTGCCATCACGCTCTGTCAGATTTGCCAAACCATAGAATCTCTGAATCCAGAGGTAGCGATCGCGATTCAGAATGAATGGTTGGCGCAGTTGGAGGCAGAATACCAGAAAGTAGAAGTAGCTTTGCAAGCAGAACGGCAACAAGTGCGAGCCTGA